In a single window of the Frondihabitans peucedani genome:
- a CDS encoding amino acid permease, giving the protein MSTGTSTTRGVTYTSADPNYFEKRQLRRTAGFWGIWGIGIAAVISGDFSGWNAGITSAGWGGLLIASAVVVVMFFGMIFSIGEMSAAMPHTGGAYSFARASMGPWGGFVTGLAETLEYVLTTAAVVYFSAGYADPILTDLTGASLPIWAWWIILYAVFIGLNSLGSAVSFRFALVVALISIGVLITFAVMAAFSGRLDFGSLFDVKPDPGMTAFLPHGILPIFFALPFGVWLFLGIEELPLSAEEAHDPTKDIPKASVWGLVTLIGCGAIVLVLNPAVLGGTAAGASVEPILDGFRAIIPDDRIAAVLSAFALVGLLASLQGIMFAAGRNMYSLSRAGYYPRGLSVTGKRQTPVIAITVASVVGFAALVAAELSTPGGGGGIVLNIAVWGAVVSYMLQMVSFVILRRKYPDAKRPYRSPWGLAGAFIAGIIGLAIFVGEILNPALWSAIVIMLLVYVVGLVLFATVGRKNLVLAPEEEYALSGGLHRDPQEEGYDAMEAEIVPTPGDALPSEKERDLV; this is encoded by the coding sequence ATGTCGACCGGCACCAGCACCACGCGCGGCGTGACCTACACGAGCGCCGATCCGAACTACTTCGAGAAGAGACAGCTCCGCCGCACGGCGGGCTTCTGGGGCATCTGGGGAATCGGGATCGCCGCCGTGATCTCGGGCGACTTCTCCGGCTGGAACGCCGGGATCACGAGCGCAGGATGGGGCGGACTCCTGATCGCCTCCGCCGTGGTGGTCGTGATGTTCTTCGGCATGATCTTCTCCATCGGCGAGATGAGCGCCGCGATGCCGCACACGGGCGGCGCCTACTCGTTCGCGAGGGCGTCGATGGGGCCGTGGGGAGGGTTCGTGACCGGCCTCGCCGAGACGCTCGAGTACGTCCTGACGACGGCCGCGGTCGTGTACTTCTCGGCCGGGTACGCCGACCCGATCCTGACCGATCTCACGGGAGCGAGCCTCCCGATCTGGGCGTGGTGGATCATCCTGTACGCCGTCTTCATCGGGCTGAACTCGCTCGGGTCCGCGGTGTCGTTCCGCTTCGCGCTCGTCGTCGCGCTGATCTCGATCGGGGTGCTCATCACCTTCGCCGTGATGGCGGCGTTCTCGGGGAGGCTCGACTTCGGCAGCCTGTTCGACGTGAAGCCCGACCCGGGCATGACAGCCTTTCTGCCGCACGGGATCCTGCCGATCTTCTTCGCCCTGCCCTTCGGGGTGTGGCTGTTCCTCGGGATCGAGGAGCTGCCGCTCAGCGCCGAGGAGGCTCACGACCCGACGAAGGACATCCCGAAGGCCAGCGTCTGGGGCCTCGTCACGCTCATCGGCTGCGGCGCGATCGTCCTGGTGCTGAACCCCGCCGTGCTGGGCGGCACGGCGGCCGGCGCCTCGGTCGAGCCGATCCTCGACGGGTTCCGCGCGATCATCCCGGACGACAGGATCGCGGCAGTGCTCTCAGCATTCGCGCTCGTCGGCCTGCTCGCCTCGCTCCAGGGGATCATGTTCGCCGCCGGACGCAACATGTACTCCCTCTCGCGTGCCGGCTACTACCCGCGCGGCCTCTCCGTCACGGGGAAGAGGCAGACACCGGTCATCGCGATCACGGTCGCGAGCGTCGTCGGGTTCGCCGCGCTCGTCGCTGCCGAGCTGTCGACGCCGGGCGGTGGCGGCGGGATCGTGCTGAACATCGCGGTGTGGGGCGCGGTCGTGTCGTACATGCTCCAGATGGTCTCGTTCGTGATCCTGCGCCGGAAGTACCCGGATGCGAAGCGGCCCTACCGCTCGCCATGGGGTCTCGCCGGGGCGTTCATCGCCGGGATCATCGGTCTCGCGATCTTCGTGGGCGAGATCCTGAACCCGGCGCTGTGGTCGGCGATCGTCATCATGCTGCTCGTGTACGTCGTCGGGCTGGTGCTGTTCGCCACCGTCGGCCGGAAGAACCTCGTGCTGGCGCCCGAGGAGGAGTACGCGCTGTCGGGCGGGCTGCACCGCGACCCGCAGGAGGAGGGGTACGACGCCATGGAGGCGGAGATCGTCCCCACGCCCGGCGACGCGCTGCCGAGCGAGAAGGAGCGCGACCTCGTGTGA
- a CDS encoding LacI family DNA-binding transcriptional regulator: MTQEQTAAPVVRITDVAALAGVSIGTASKALNDTGQLREETRARVREAAQKLGFMMDARGRALSSGRSYTVGMITTDSFGRFSIPVMLGAEDVLSAGQIAVLMCDTRDDAVREQHYLRSLASRRVDGIIVTGRSSDPRPPVSAGMPVVYAYTPSTDPDDVSISLDDGRGAELLADHLLSTGRRRVAYVAGPLHHQAAVVRARAAADRLGDALVEAPLHGDWSERWGRQAVDLLLRRSPDLDGIACGSDQIARGVCDRLRELGKAVPTDIAVTGFDDWNVMALASRPPLTTVNLRLEELGRLAGQALLELISGGAPESRAIEPTLVIRESTIGS; encoded by the coding sequence GTGACACAGGAGCAGACAGCCGCCCCGGTGGTCCGCATCACCGATGTCGCGGCCCTCGCGGGCGTCTCGATCGGCACCGCGTCGAAGGCGCTCAACGACACGGGACAGCTCCGCGAGGAGACGAGGGCCCGTGTGCGAGAGGCCGCGCAGAAGCTCGGCTTCATGATGGACGCGCGCGGGAGGGCCCTCTCGTCGGGCCGCAGCTACACGGTCGGCATGATCACCACCGACTCGTTCGGGCGGTTCAGCATCCCCGTCATGCTCGGGGCCGAGGACGTCCTGAGCGCCGGTCAGATCGCCGTCCTGATGTGCGACACCCGCGACGACGCGGTCCGCGAGCAGCACTACCTTCGGTCCCTCGCCTCGAGGCGCGTGGACGGGATCATCGTGACCGGCCGGAGCTCCGACCCGAGGCCGCCGGTGAGCGCCGGGATGCCCGTCGTCTACGCGTACACGCCGTCGACCGATCCGGACGACGTGTCGATCTCGCTCGACGACGGCCGGGGCGCCGAACTCCTCGCCGACCATCTCCTGTCGACGGGACGCCGACGCGTCGCCTACGTCGCCGGCCCCCTTCACCACCAGGCTGCCGTCGTCCGCGCACGCGCAGCCGCGGACCGTCTCGGCGACGCTCTCGTGGAGGCGCCCCTCCACGGCGACTGGTCGGAGCGCTGGGGCCGGCAGGCGGTCGATCTGCTCCTCCGCCGCTCCCCCGACCTCGACGGCATCGCCTGCGGCTCCGACCAGATCGCCCGCGGCGTCTGCGACCGGCTGCGCGAGCTCGGAAAAGCCGTGCCGACCGACATCGCCGTCACGGGGTTCGACGACTGGAACGTGATGGCCCTGGCGAGTCGTCCGCCTCTCACGACCGTGAATCTGCGGCTCGAAGAGCTCGGCAGGCTCGCCGGCCAGGCGCTGCTCGAGCTCATCTCGGGCGGCGCCCCCGAGTCCAGGGCGATCGAGCCGACCCTCGTGATCCGCGAGTCGACGATCGGGTCGTGA